In Ochotona princeps isolate mOchPri1 chromosome 22, mOchPri1.hap1, whole genome shotgun sequence, the following are encoded in one genomic region:
- the BTBD3 gene encoding BTB/POZ domain-containing protein 3 isoform X1, producing MVDDKEKNMKCLTFFLMLPETVKSRSKKSSKKASSSGSSGGSSGSGGSSSGGSSTKLPPVCYEIITLKTKKKKKMAADIFPRKKPAGSSSTTVQQYHQQNLSNNNLIPAPNWQGLYPTIRERNAVMFNNDLMADVHFVVGPPGGTQRLPGHKYVLAVGSSVFHAMFYGELAEDKDEIRIPDVEPAAFLAMLKYIYCDEIDLAADTVLATLYAAKKYIVPHLARACVNFLETSLSAKNACVLLSQSCLFEEPDLTQRCWEVIDAQAELALKSEGFCDIDFQTLESILRRETLNAKEIVVFEAALNWAEVECQRQDLALSIENKRKVLGKALYLIRIPTMALDDFANGAAQSGVLTLNETNDIFLWYTAAKKPELQFVSKARKGLVPQRCHRFQSCAYRSNQWRYRGRCDSIQFAVDKRVFIAGFGLYGSSCGSAEYSAKIELKRQGVVLGQNLSKYFSDGSSNTFPVWFEYPVQIEPDTFYTASVILDGNELSYFGQEGMTEVQCGKVTVQFQCSSDSTNGTGVQGGQIPELIFYA from the exons ATGGTAGATGACAAGGAAAAGAACATGAAATGTCTCACCTTCTTCTTGATGCTTCCAGAGACGGTAAAGAGCAGGTCCAAGAAAAGCTCCAAGAAAGCCAGTAGCAGtggcagcagcggcggcagcagcggcagtgGCGGCAGCAGCAGTGGCGGCAGCAGCACCAAGTTGCCCCCCGTTTGTTATGAAATAATTACCttaaagacaaaaaagaagaagaagatggcTGCTGATATATTCCCCCGGAAAAAACCAGCCGGCTCCAGCAGCACCACTGTCCAGCAGTACCACCAGCAGAACCTGAGCAACAACAACCTTATCCCAGCCCCGAACTGGCAAGGGCTCTATCCCACCATCAGAGAAAG AAATGCGGTGATGTTCAATAATGATTTGATGGCAGATGTACATTTTGTGGTTGGGCCACCAGGTGGGACTCAGCGGTTGCCAGGACACAAA TATGTTTTAGCTGTTGGGAGCTCTGTGTTCCATGCAATGTTTTATGGAGAACTTGCTGAGGACAAAGATGAAATCCGTATACCAGATGTCGAACCTGCTGCTTTTCTTGCTATGCTGAA ATACATCTATTGTGATGAGATTGACTTGGCTGCTGACACAGTCCTGGCCACTCTTTACGCTGCCAAAAAGTACATCGTCCCTCACCTTGCCAGAGCCTGCGTTAATTTCCTGGAGACCAGCCTGAGCGCCAAGAACGCCTGCGTGCTCCTGTCCCAGAGCTGCCTGTTCGAAGAGCCAGACCTGACACAGCGCTGCTGGGAGGTGATCGACGCCCAGGCCGAGTTAGCCCTCAAGTCCGAGGGCTTCTGTGATATCGACTTCCAGACTCTGGAAAGTATTCTCCGCAGGGAGACTCTGAATGCCAAAGAAATCGTGGTGTTTGAGGCAGCTCTCAACTGGGCTGAAGTCGAATGCCAGCGGCAAGATCTAGCCTTGAGCATTGAGAATAAACGCAAAGTCCTGGGAAAGGCACTTTACCTGATCCGCATCCCCACAATGGCCCTTGATGACTTTGCCAACGGTGCTGCACAGTCTGGAGTATTAACTCTCAACGAGACTAACGACATCTTCCTCTGGTACACCGCAGCCAAGAAGCCCGAGCTGCAGTTTGTGAGTAAAGCCCGCAAGGGCCTGGTTCCCCAGCGCTGTCACCGATTCCAGTCCTGTGCCTATCGGAGCAACCAGTGGCGCTACCGGGGCCGCTGTGACAGTATCCAGTTTGCGGTTGACAAGAGAGTGTTCATCGCTGGCTTTGGGCTGTACGGCTCCAGCTGTGGCTCTGCGGAATACAGTGCCAAGATTGAACTCAAGCGGCAGGGCGTGGTCCTGGGGCAGAACTTGAGCAAGTACTTCTCAGATGGCTCCAGCAACACCTTCCCTGTGTGGTTTGAATACCCAGTGCAGATTGAGCCAGACACCTTCTACACAGCCAGTGTGATCCTCGACGGCAATGAACTCAGCTACTTCGGACAGGAGGGCATGACGGAAGTGCAGTGTGGCAAAGTGACTGTCCAGTTCCAGTGCTCCTCGGACAGCACTAATGGCACCGGGGTACAGGGAGGTCAGATCCCCGAACTTATATTCTATGCTTGA
- the BTBD3 gene encoding BTB/POZ domain-containing protein 3 isoform X2: MAADIFPRKKPAGSSSTTVQQYHQQNLSNNNLIPAPNWQGLYPTIRERNAVMFNNDLMADVHFVVGPPGGTQRLPGHKYVLAVGSSVFHAMFYGELAEDKDEIRIPDVEPAAFLAMLKYIYCDEIDLAADTVLATLYAAKKYIVPHLARACVNFLETSLSAKNACVLLSQSCLFEEPDLTQRCWEVIDAQAELALKSEGFCDIDFQTLESILRRETLNAKEIVVFEAALNWAEVECQRQDLALSIENKRKVLGKALYLIRIPTMALDDFANGAAQSGVLTLNETNDIFLWYTAAKKPELQFVSKARKGLVPQRCHRFQSCAYRSNQWRYRGRCDSIQFAVDKRVFIAGFGLYGSSCGSAEYSAKIELKRQGVVLGQNLSKYFSDGSSNTFPVWFEYPVQIEPDTFYTASVILDGNELSYFGQEGMTEVQCGKVTVQFQCSSDSTNGTGVQGGQIPELIFYA; this comes from the exons atggcTGCTGATATATTCCCCCGGAAAAAACCAGCCGGCTCCAGCAGCACCACTGTCCAGCAGTACCACCAGCAGAACCTGAGCAACAACAACCTTATCCCAGCCCCGAACTGGCAAGGGCTCTATCCCACCATCAGAGAAAG AAATGCGGTGATGTTCAATAATGATTTGATGGCAGATGTACATTTTGTGGTTGGGCCACCAGGTGGGACTCAGCGGTTGCCAGGACACAAA TATGTTTTAGCTGTTGGGAGCTCTGTGTTCCATGCAATGTTTTATGGAGAACTTGCTGAGGACAAAGATGAAATCCGTATACCAGATGTCGAACCTGCTGCTTTTCTTGCTATGCTGAA ATACATCTATTGTGATGAGATTGACTTGGCTGCTGACACAGTCCTGGCCACTCTTTACGCTGCCAAAAAGTACATCGTCCCTCACCTTGCCAGAGCCTGCGTTAATTTCCTGGAGACCAGCCTGAGCGCCAAGAACGCCTGCGTGCTCCTGTCCCAGAGCTGCCTGTTCGAAGAGCCAGACCTGACACAGCGCTGCTGGGAGGTGATCGACGCCCAGGCCGAGTTAGCCCTCAAGTCCGAGGGCTTCTGTGATATCGACTTCCAGACTCTGGAAAGTATTCTCCGCAGGGAGACTCTGAATGCCAAAGAAATCGTGGTGTTTGAGGCAGCTCTCAACTGGGCTGAAGTCGAATGCCAGCGGCAAGATCTAGCCTTGAGCATTGAGAATAAACGCAAAGTCCTGGGAAAGGCACTTTACCTGATCCGCATCCCCACAATGGCCCTTGATGACTTTGCCAACGGTGCTGCACAGTCTGGAGTATTAACTCTCAACGAGACTAACGACATCTTCCTCTGGTACACCGCAGCCAAGAAGCCCGAGCTGCAGTTTGTGAGTAAAGCCCGCAAGGGCCTGGTTCCCCAGCGCTGTCACCGATTCCAGTCCTGTGCCTATCGGAGCAACCAGTGGCGCTACCGGGGCCGCTGTGACAGTATCCAGTTTGCGGTTGACAAGAGAGTGTTCATCGCTGGCTTTGGGCTGTACGGCTCCAGCTGTGGCTCTGCGGAATACAGTGCCAAGATTGAACTCAAGCGGCAGGGCGTGGTCCTGGGGCAGAACTTGAGCAAGTACTTCTCAGATGGCTCCAGCAACACCTTCCCTGTGTGGTTTGAATACCCAGTGCAGATTGAGCCAGACACCTTCTACACAGCCAGTGTGATCCTCGACGGCAATGAACTCAGCTACTTCGGACAGGAGGGCATGACGGAAGTGCAGTGTGGCAAAGTGACTGTCCAGTTCCAGTGCTCCTCGGACAGCACTAATGGCACCGGGGTACAGGGAGGTCAGATCCCCGAACTTATATTCTATGCTTGA